In Anthonomus grandis grandis chromosome 6, icAntGran1.3, whole genome shotgun sequence, one DNA window encodes the following:
- the LOC126737954 gene encoding cytoglobin-1 isoform X5, with translation MGHIVSAFTGTGRTDDPDPVTGLTSRDRYYVTSSWARLMKNPTDSGVALLTLFFKKYPEYIELFPFKDLDPSEFPTNARFRAHCNSVVYALSAVVDSLDTSDVLVELLTKTGSSHSRRKVTREGFLHLKETALELFSTLFKPEELDAWKKTFDVAFSVIIKGLEAATASE, from the exons ATGGGTCATATTGTGAGCGCGTTTACTGGCACGGGACGTACCGACGATCCCGATCCGGTTACAGGATTAACGTCCAGGGACAGATATTACGTCACATCTTCCTGGGCGAGGTTAATGAAGAACCCTACCGACAGTGGAGTCGCCCTATTGacttt attcttcaaaaaatacCCGGAATACATCGAACTGTTCCCGTTCAAAGACCTGGATCCGTCGGAATTCCCTACCAACGCCAGATTCCGGGCCCATTGTAACAGCGTGGTGTACGCCCTCAGCGCTGTAGTGGATTCCCTGGATACGTCCGATGTTTTAGTGGAACTTTTAACGAAAACCGGAAGTTCCCACAGTCGAAGAAAAGTGACCCGGGAAGGATTTCTT cATCTGAAAGAAACAGCACTCGAACTGTTCAGCACCCTCTTCAAACCTGAAGAATTAGACGCTTGGAAGAAGACTTTTGACGTAGCTTTCTCGGTTATCATTAAAGGACTTGAAGCTGCCACAGCTTCAGAATAG
- the LOC126737954 gene encoding cytoglobin-1 isoform X4 has protein sequence MSAMGHIVSAFTGTGRTDDPDPVTGLTSRDRYYVTSSWARLMKNPTDSGVALLTLFFKKYPEYIELFPFKDLDPSEFPTNARFRAHCNSVVYALSAVVDSLDTSDVLVELLTKTGSSHSRRKVTREGFLHLKETALELFSTLFKPEELDAWKKTFDVAFSVIIKGLEAATASE, from the exons AT GAGTGCCATGGGTCATATTGTGAGCGCGTTTACTGGCACGGGACGTACCGACGATCCCGATCCGGTTACAGGATTAACGTCCAGGGACAGATATTACGTCACATCTTCCTGGGCGAGGTTAATGAAGAACCCTACCGACAGTGGAGTCGCCCTATTGacttt attcttcaaaaaatacCCGGAATACATCGAACTGTTCCCGTTCAAAGACCTGGATCCGTCGGAATTCCCTACCAACGCCAGATTCCGGGCCCATTGTAACAGCGTGGTGTACGCCCTCAGCGCTGTAGTGGATTCCCTGGATACGTCCGATGTTTTAGTGGAACTTTTAACGAAAACCGGAAGTTCCCACAGTCGAAGAAAAGTGACCCGGGAAGGATTTCTT cATCTGAAAGAAACAGCACTCGAACTGTTCAGCACCCTCTTCAAACCTGAAGAATTAGACGCTTGGAAGAAGACTTTTGACGTAGCTTTCTCGGTTATCATTAAAGGACTTGAAGCTGCCACAGCTTCAGAATAG
- the LOC126737954 gene encoding cytoglobin-1 isoform X2 has protein sequence MFMVSSTVTLFICYWSAMGHIVSAFTGTGRTDDPDPVTGLTSRDRYYVTSSWARLMKNPTDSGVALLTLFFKKYPEYIELFPFKDLDPSEFPTNARFRAHCNSVVYALSAVVDSLDTSDVLVELLTKTGSSHSRRKVTREGFLHLKETALELFSTLFKPEELDAWKKTFDVAFSVIIKGLEAATASE, from the exons GAGTGCCATGGGTCATATTGTGAGCGCGTTTACTGGCACGGGACGTACCGACGATCCCGATCCGGTTACAGGATTAACGTCCAGGGACAGATATTACGTCACATCTTCCTGGGCGAGGTTAATGAAGAACCCTACCGACAGTGGAGTCGCCCTATTGacttt attcttcaaaaaatacCCGGAATACATCGAACTGTTCCCGTTCAAAGACCTGGATCCGTCGGAATTCCCTACCAACGCCAGATTCCGGGCCCATTGTAACAGCGTGGTGTACGCCCTCAGCGCTGTAGTGGATTCCCTGGATACGTCCGATGTTTTAGTGGAACTTTTAACGAAAACCGGAAGTTCCCACAGTCGAAGAAAAGTGACCCGGGAAGGATTTCTT cATCTGAAAGAAACAGCACTCGAACTGTTCAGCACCCTCTTCAAACCTGAAGAATTAGACGCTTGGAAGAAGACTTTTGACGTAGCTTTCTCGGTTATCATTAAAGGACTTGAAGCTGCCACAGCTTCAGAATAG